Below is a window of Rhodamnia argentea isolate NSW1041297 chromosome 11, ASM2092103v1, whole genome shotgun sequence DNA.
GGAAAGAACTTGGTGATAGAGCAACAATGGAGAAGGATGTACATAGTAAAGGATATGCGAGTTTTGAGAACCTGTCCATCTGCAATAATGACAAGGACGTGATATTGCCCGTTGCTTTTAGCCACAATATCAATGGCAGCATCAACTATTGGCGCAAATGATGTGGGCCCTATAAACAATGGTAATAGAAAGCGTTAAATACTACTGCATGGAAGTTTCTATTATATGGACATTCGACTGCACGAGACAGTCTTAAAGGATCCATGATAAACTCTTAAGCAAAGGACATTTCCTGTACAAGACCAACAAAAGAAATATGCGACAACTTGAGGCCAATGAACCGTCCAAAATGGGTAAAAGAGAAACATGAAGGACAAGTTAATTCATGGGAAAATATCAACTGACAAAATGGAAGACTATCACGGCTAAATGATGGCTCTGGAAGGAACTGGCAGTATGTTGAGTTTTAGGACCTAAGCCTAAAAAATATTCGATATAATAACTTGGTCTACGAGTTGGGAAAGTTTGGTATGGACATTCCAATCTTTATTTCTTAACCACATAGAACCACCTACACCTCTTGCTCTCCTCTTGGATTCTTTATAATGCTATTATTTGGGTCATATTGACAACAATAAAAACTATAATCTGATTTCCATCTGTCCTGCCATATCAATTCTAATGAAAATACTACTGATTTAGACAAGCTGTTTTATTATTCTTTGCAATAATTAACAATACTTTACTTTGCTCGAACTTGCAGATTTGAGTATTTCACTTTTACTATAAGATGAATAGACTGAACAATATTTTGGCGTAAATTGGGAACAATCACATAATAGAAACAATCAGCAAAGTAGAAGGAAACCTGACAACTTCAAGTGTGGGACAATCTCTCTATAACGCGCAAGCACTTCCTCAAAACCATGACAATAACGATGATCGCGATAAAAGCTGAAGACGGATTGATCATGTGTTGATGCTGCAAAAGGCAATGTGATGAGAAGAAAGCTTCAAGGTGATGACAAGAATTCCTACCAAAGCTACAAATTACAGACAGCACTGACCATCGCCAAATCCAAAACAAGGTATGAGTTCATCTTCGTCAAAAGGGGACAATGTTCTGCCAATTATAGAAATTGCTTGCTCATATGGATTAGGTGTGTTACCAATGGCATGAAGACTTCTTCTCCCAAAGGAATATCTGCCTGCAATACAAAATTCGCATTATTTTTGCCAATATACATTTTCATATAACCTTAATGCTTTGTTTATCTATGGAAATAGAATCACCTGACCACTCATTGCTCTTTGTGAAATCAATACCAAGGATTAAATTTGATGATTCAAGACCAGCATCCCTCAGTGCAGTTGTGACCTAAAATATGAGCATCACAAATCCCATTAGTGTCTTATTTTACATCTTTACAATCGAAACAGCCAAAGTATAATCACCACAGTTCACATACCCATCTAATTTCACGTCTCCACATTCAAGACTGCCACTTAACAAACCGCGAATAGGATAGACAAGAACCACAGATAACAAAGAATATTGACTAGGGAATATCGAATTAAGACTTGGCTAAAATTCTGTGTTTAAATCGTCAACCCAAAAATTTAAGTAATCAGACGGAGGGAGAATACATACATATAACGACAAACTTGTAAACAAGTGATGTAAATTACTTCGATAGCTCACCTCAACCCAAGTACAtaaaccacattaaacaaatttaaccAAAGTGGTACCAGGAACTACATTGGCAGGCCCAATCAAAACCCAGCCAAATTTCCTCGGCACATAAAGGCAATGATAAGAGAGACAGCGTGTTCATGATCCTCCTAAACCTTAACAATCAatggaaacaaacaaaacaataaaCACCTGATCCAAGGAGCTGAAATTATCTCCAAAGTGTGTCGATCGATGCTCATGTCCATCGTTTGAGTCCATTTGAGCTTTCTGCAAAAGAAGGTGCTTGATGCAAAAATCATCACGGGGATCGTATAAGTTGATTCGTCATTGCCCATTTCCAGAACACAGATTTTCCGACGAAAAAGTTTCTATATTTATGTTTTGATCAGACTATCTTGCACTCTCACAGGGATAAACAAAGACCAATGAGCCATTTTAAAAGTCAAGCATAATAAAGCATAATTCTGGTATAATCTGCCACATGTCGAGGAAACATATTACAGCATGGTCACTGAAATTCATTATCCGATATCTTGGACCAGTAAACATTTCTTCCCCACAGAAAGTACGCGAGACGCCATTTTTCTCAATAATGATTATGAATTAGCAACTAAAAGTTATTTATAACCAACGGTTAAGGAGACTGCAGAATCACTTCAAGATGGCTCACTTCCTTCAATCATCTATTCCCTCTAAATGATCATAAATCGTTCAAATTTAGAACCTGAAAAACCCGGACTAGCAAAATCCCAACCCTACAACATTTAGCAGAATCCAAATCTGATGTAATCCATGGGTTTTTCAAATCCAAGCAAAACCAACAAGTCAACTAACCAAGCACAATCCCCAACACTTTGACCCATATGATTTCAACGATCCACGCCACGACCAACAACATTATGGAAACAGAACCAAGTTCAAGCTCAACCCCTCTGGAAAAAAGTGTGAACTTTTCCATATGTAGTGGCTCAGTTCAATCTATCTTGAAAAGGGTCTTTCAGAAAGACCCTGCAAAGCACTGTATTCAGCAATTCACAACAGCATCATCGCAAGATCAAGAGGCCCAACTGCGGAAAGCAGTAACAACGTCATCCCGAATTGATATAGGAAGAGAGAGATCTACCTGTTCATAAGTTGGATATAAGCTGAAGATTTGCAGCTGCTATTCAAGTGCTTCTTCTCTCGACGGAAGGTCTTCGGCAGATGCAGAGAAAGTAAGCCCCTTTTGGCACTTCACCAATTTGTCtttctcgcttttttttttatctttcgaGGCTTCCTCATCTTCCTCtacctttcctttcctttcttgcaaACAGAGGCCCccttcgattaaaaaaaaaaaaatttccaagaaaCGGATACTggttaatcaatgaaaattatttttattatatcaaaaataatttatatctacaCAATTTCGTGgatgataaaatatttttcactcatttatttttgtaagagaaACGGGCTTgttcaacttttttttccttaaaaacgATACGGGCgatcgctttttagaaaatgtttgtcaatttattctttttccgtgtaaacaaatagagcctatAATAACTTAATATCAAGTAATGAGTAATATTAATTTCTTTACTAAGAGATTTCATCAGAGATTTCTTATGATTAGAACAAGATAGTTTTAAATCCAAAACAATGCCGTTTTTATCTCACTTAAGCTGCGTGGGCACCATGTCAATATTGTTTACTTTCCGATATCCGTATAGGCAAATATTATCAATGGaaaagataaatgtgtcacacgaatataaatTCGAGATTtttagtatcacaaaaaaataattatgataaatatgtcacaatgagCATAGTTTAAATTTCTGGTGGCTTTTGGCCATTCTATCAAGTACTAAACAAGACTAATCCTCTTCACTTATTTAAGCCCTCAGTCAAAATTTCGTTTAGTACGTGGTCACCGTCTGATAAAAACCCCGCCGCAAGTTTTGTCGTTTGTAAGGCCATGTCACAGTAGAAAAGCCCTATGAATTGTTAAAACTTTGGCTATAGGAAGTTTTGGAACCACGTTAGCCCACTTGAAAAAGAATCATCTTTTACGATGTTCGTCGAGTACGACATCTCTTGCGGTCTGGCAATGGAGAAACACCTTGCGAGTGTAAAAGAAGCTGATATACATCCAAGGGCCGGACTTGGTTTCGATCACAAAAATGACGCGAGTTTCGAGTCCTAGAAAGCACGAGAGAGGAGTTAGATTCTCGCTTCATGGACCTTTCAACGCCACGACACGATTGAGTAGTTTTCTCGCCAAACCATCTGCTGCGAACATGGAATATGATTCAGAACATCACCCATTCCTGATGAAGAAGTGATTGTCCATTTCCAGACTTTTGGGATTTGATTGCAATTCAAGGGAAAACGTATAGGCGGTCTACACAAGAAAAGAACAGTTAACAGATGATTCGCTTCTCAACTCTAATAAGAGTAGTCGATACAAACTTACTCCAAGATACCGTCGTGGCTTTGCAATCGATGACCAAAGCCCCCCTCTATCCTTTAGGATCGGGTCTACGTTCTGATCCCCGTGTCATTCATGCCAATAAACTTGTCTAAGATTGTGAAGATTGTAAGCCAATACattcgaaaaagttactgtaaagCCGGCATGGGCCGtgataaaaatttaagaatccTGGTTTCGGATCTTACCGTCCCGAAGGAGGTAAGTTCTGCCGTCgctaaataaataacaaatagaTGAAGGCGTGAGGTTGGACAAGAAACTATAATGAGTGATGTGGGGGCTGGTAAAGGATCTATCTCCAAAATCATACATGTATACTAGAGAAACTGTAACGTATTGGTTGAATGGTATATATCAGCATTGTATAATATAACACAGAAAAAGTGACAAAAGGTGAGATTTTTAAGTACGATATCTACCACTGCCCCAAGGAATCAACTTGGTCTTGGTGCTGTAATTGCTTTTGAATGGGATTGGGAGAGAAAGGCAAGGAGATCAATGGCTGATGATCGGCGCCCCCGAAAGCGCGAGGCTGAGACAAAATGCTCGCCGGAGAACAAAATCCGTTACTACCGTTATTATT
It encodes the following:
- the LOC115750445 gene encoding E3 ubiquitin-protein ligase RGLG3 isoform X3; amino-acid sequence: MDSNDGHEHRSTHFGDNFSSLDQVTTALRDAGLESSNLILGIDFTKSNEWSGRYSFGRRSLHAIGNTPNPYEQAISIIGRTLSPFDEDELIPCFGFGDASTHDQSVFSFYRDHRYCHGFEEVLARYREIVPHLKLSGPTSFAPIVDAAIDIVAKSNGQYHVLVIIADGQVTRSPDLPPGRFSPQEQATVNSIVAASQYPLSIILVGVGDGPWDAMKQFDDNIPRRAFDNFQFVNFTKIMSENTDTSKKETAFALAALMEIPFQYRATQSISHVNDAVTGPRTMPLPPPPEVSGRDSLEKPNADSSPKTQQAAPAEPVCPICLTNPKNMAFGCGHLARI